A single Tenacibaculum sp. Bg11-29 DNA region contains:
- a CDS encoding glycosyl hydrolase family 18 protein: MFSQVNTGGKATTADHQKQVIGYISNWDAWKDTKAGVPQAGALTHLNIDYSKYTILNYSFFGVARDGSLHSGDHRNKKIYQASESQEPADLFYTDLYSSWDLHLLFGELEYVNYVNESIKVRAEAQGFQVEVGASTWTHPVWGLSGGLPLPLKKENGALGLLDMAHKNGVKVMASIGGWSMCKHFPEMAADPVKKAKFIEGCKKLIAIGFDGIDLDWEYPGPYAGMNFTGSQADFANFETLVQDIRNAIGTDKLITSAMAADPRKLEGFNWTKLSKNMDYYNIMTYDYNGGWSNKAGHNSPVYPYSGAEVDFFNWQSTLNKLVEVGVPKKQICFGAPFYGRGVITDGPAALNKKTVKRAENLQPDGPIQTAADYTNWPKEVYDGTPNYFFIKQKALSANSGWTRKWDDEAKVPYLVKDNFFLSYDDEESIAIKAKFINDNGLGGTIVWTVFGDLEISGSVTSFGRKLKRWSNVKSPLVNKINEVFAEITTPPNNEAPTVSILTPVNNSTLTAGTAVTISAKAADSDGTVTKVEFYDGTVLLGQDTSSPYEYNWATPSLGAHTITAKAFDNDNASAVSLGVNITVEANTASPVVTITSPENNYSSEIGLNVTLAATVTNAIGNITSVVFDVNGVIVSATNTGGNYTATYTDSAVGEYVFKVKATNSENKSSESQVAFSITKASTDLCVNYPVWSSTKVYTNEDDVQYNNVHYRAKWWTKNETPGKSGVWEKIKKCEGDTGGGDKNVVPTVSISAPTNNSVITEGNILNIAANAADSDGTVTLVEFYRGTIKLGQDTTSPYTYSVDNLKVGTYELSVVATDNDMAKTTSSSVIVTVESAGNTGECNGVVQYVVGTSYKQNAEVQNNGEQFSCSVAGWCSSSAAWAYAPGTGTHWQAAWKKTGVCSATVASLPKQNIVTKNKDKIKVFSNPVVDDLIIVNLSDLNLRGNVQSKSTIQIFDINGVVVLSKKINLGNKKNTFDVRSLKNGIYFYGFEKNGKKHTGRFIKVK; the protein is encoded by the coding sequence ATGTTTTCACAGGTAAATACAGGTGGAAAAGCAACAACAGCCGATCATCAAAAGCAAGTTATTGGCTATATTAGTAATTGGGACGCTTGGAAAGACACAAAAGCAGGTGTTCCTCAAGCAGGCGCTTTAACACATTTAAATATTGATTACTCTAAGTACACTATTTTAAACTATTCTTTTTTTGGAGTAGCACGTGATGGTTCTTTACATAGTGGAGATCATAGAAATAAGAAAATTTACCAAGCAAGTGAATCGCAAGAACCAGCAGATTTATTTTACACAGATTTATACAGTAGCTGGGATTTACACCTTTTATTCGGAGAATTAGAATATGTAAATTATGTTAATGAATCTATAAAGGTTCGTGCAGAAGCACAAGGATTTCAAGTAGAAGTAGGAGCTAGTACTTGGACGCACCCTGTTTGGGGACTAAGCGGAGGATTACCATTACCACTTAAGAAAGAGAATGGAGCTCTTGGTTTATTAGATATGGCACACAAGAATGGTGTAAAAGTAATGGCATCTATTGGTGGATGGAGTATGTGTAAGCATTTTCCTGAAATGGCTGCAGATCCTGTAAAAAAAGCTAAGTTTATCGAAGGCTGTAAAAAATTAATAGCTATTGGATTTGATGGAATTGATTTAGATTGGGAATACCCAGGACCATATGCAGGAATGAATTTTACAGGTTCACAGGCAGATTTTGCAAATTTTGAAACTTTAGTACAAGATATAAGAAATGCTATTGGAACAGACAAATTAATTACTTCTGCGATGGCTGCAGATCCAAGAAAGTTAGAAGGGTTCAACTGGACAAAACTTTCTAAGAATATGGATTACTATAATATTATGACTTATGATTATAATGGTGGATGGTCTAATAAAGCAGGACATAACTCACCAGTATATCCTTATTCAGGAGCTGAGGTTGATTTTTTTAATTGGCAAAGTACTTTAAATAAATTAGTAGAGGTAGGGGTTCCAAAAAAGCAAATTTGTTTTGGAGCACCTTTTTATGGAAGAGGGGTAATTACAGATGGTCCTGCAGCTCTTAATAAAAAAACAGTAAAAAGAGCAGAAAATTTACAGCCAGATGGTCCAATTCAAACAGCAGCAGATTACACTAACTGGCCTAAAGAAGTGTATGATGGAACTCCAAATTATTTTTTCATCAAACAAAAAGCATTATCGGCAAATAGTGGATGGACAAGGAAATGGGATGATGAAGCTAAAGTACCATATTTGGTAAAAGATAATTTTTTTCTTAGTTATGACGATGAGGAATCAATAGCTATAAAAGCTAAATTTATTAATGATAATGGATTAGGCGGTACTATTGTATGGACTGTTTTTGGGGATCTTGAAATTTCAGGATCAGTAACTTCTTTTGGTAGAAAACTTAAAAGATGGTCTAATGTAAAATCTCCATTAGTTAATAAAATTAATGAAGTCTTTGCAGAAATTACCACACCTCCAAATAATGAGGCTCCAACAGTAAGTATTTTAACACCAGTAAATAATAGTACTCTTACAGCAGGAACAGCAGTAACGATATCAGCAAAAGCAGCTGATTCTGATGGAACTGTTACTAAAGTAGAATTTTATGATGGAACTGTTTTATTAGGACAGGATACAAGTTCTCCGTATGAATATAATTGGGCAACGCCAAGTTTAGGAGCTCATACAATTACAGCAAAGGCTTTTGACAATGATAATGCTTCAGCAGTATCTTTAGGAGTAAATATTACGGTAGAAGCTAATACAGCTTCACCAGTGGTAACCATAACAAGTCCTGAGAATAATTATTCTTCAGAAATTGGTTTAAATGTAACATTAGCAGCAACGGTAACAAACGCTATAGGAAATATAACCAGTGTTGTTTTTGATGTAAATGGAGTTATCGTTTCAGCAACAAATACAGGTGGTAATTATACGGCAACCTATACGGATTCTGCAGTAGGAGAATATGTATTTAAAGTTAAAGCGACTAATAGTGAAAATAAAAGTAGTGAAAGCCAAGTAGCATTTTCAATAACAAAAGCTAGTACCGATTTATGTGTAAATTACCCTGTATGGTCATCAACAAAAGTGTATACTAACGAAGATGATGTTCAGTATAATAATGTGCATTATAGAGCTAAATGGTGGACAAAAAATGAGACTCCAGGTAAATCAGGAGTTTGGGAAAAAATTAAAAAATGTGAAGGTGATACAGGAGGTGGAGATAAAAATGTCGTTCCAACAGTAAGTATTTCTGCACCAACTAATAATAGTGTTATCACAGAAGGAAACATATTAAATATAGCAGCAAATGCAGCGGATAGTGATGGAACAGTTACTTTAGTTGAGTTTTATAGAGGAACTATAAAGTTAGGACAAGATACTACAAGTCCTTATACTTATTCTGTAGATAATTTAAAAGTTGGTACCTATGAGTTATCGGTTGTTGCTACAGATAATGATATGGCTAAAACTACATCGAGTAGTGTAATTGTTACAGTAGAATCTGCAGGAAATACAGGGGAGTGTAATGGAGTAGTACAATATGTAGTAGGAACATCATATAAGCAAAATGCAGAAGTACAAAATAATGGAGAGCAGTTTAGTTGTAGTGTAGCAGGTTGGTGTTCTTCAAGTGCGGCATGGGCATATGCGCCAGGAACTGGAACTCATTGGCAGGCAGCATGGAAAAAGACAGGTGTTTGTAGTGCTACGGTAGCTTCTTTACCAAAACAAAACATAGTAACAAAAAATAAAGATAAAATTAAAGTATTCTCTAACCCAGTAGTAGATGATTTGATTATTGTTAACTTAAGTGATTTAAATTTAAGAGGTAATGTACAATCAAAATCTACAATACAGATTTTTGATATTAATGGTGTTGTTGTTCTTAGTAAAAAGATTAATCTAGGTAACAAGAAAAATACATTTGACGTTCGTTCTTTAAAGAATGGAATCTATTTTTACGGGTTTGAAAAAAATGGAAAAAAGCATACAGGAAGATTTATTAAAGTAAAATAA
- a CDS encoding MATE family efflux transporter has product MNKITSKFGTEKISKLLLKQAIPASIGILVMSLNMIVDTIFVGRWISVMAIAAITVVLPIAFLISSIGMGIGIGGSSIISRNLGKGNTLKAFNVFGNQISLTVGLSLLFVAMGTLFCFPILQLFGANGNIVAPATEYFHVIIWGVPFLAFAMMGNPVIRAVGKPNYAMFTMILPAIGNIILDIIFIKFMNLGMYGAGLATSISYGISGLFVLWFFLSKNTELKIIPKYLKINFLILKEIIALGGITIVRQGTISILIIILNYTLFKYGGEVSIAVYGIINRVMMFALFPVLGVTQGFLPIAGYNYGANDSKRVKESIKVAILFGTVIATFIFILIMVFPTQLVSLFTNDKELLSRTPNALIIAFLAIPVITTQLIGSAYFQAAGKALPALLLTLLKQGFFLIPLVYILPKYYGINGVWMSFPIADILSTIVTFFFLQKEIKLNLKCKI; this is encoded by the coding sequence ATGAATAAAATTACTAGCAAATTTGGTACAGAAAAAATAAGTAAATTGCTTTTAAAGCAAGCAATACCTGCATCTATAGGTATTTTAGTAATGTCTTTAAATATGATTGTTGATACTATTTTTGTTGGACGCTGGATTAGCGTTATGGCTATAGCTGCTATTACTGTAGTATTGCCTATCGCTTTTTTAATTTCTTCTATAGGTATGGGAATTGGTATTGGTGGAAGTTCCATAATTTCCAGGAATTTGGGTAAAGGAAATACTTTAAAAGCCTTTAATGTATTTGGTAACCAAATTAGCTTAACTGTTGGTTTATCCTTACTATTTGTAGCAATGGGAACTTTATTCTGCTTTCCTATTCTTCAATTGTTTGGAGCTAATGGCAATATCGTAGCTCCAGCTACCGAATATTTTCATGTCATTATTTGGGGAGTTCCTTTTTTAGCATTTGCTATGATGGGAAACCCAGTAATAAGAGCTGTTGGGAAACCTAATTACGCCATGTTTACCATGATTTTACCAGCCATAGGTAATATTATTTTAGATATTATTTTCATAAAGTTCATGAACTTAGGAATGTATGGAGCTGGTTTAGCAACTTCAATTTCTTATGGAATAAGCGGGTTATTTGTTTTATGGTTTTTTCTATCAAAAAATACGGAACTTAAAATTATTCCAAAATATTTAAAAATTAATTTTTTAATTTTAAAAGAAATAATTGCTTTAGGAGGTATTACTATTGTTAGGCAAGGAACTATTAGTATTCTAATTATCATTCTAAATTATACATTATTTAAATATGGAGGAGAAGTATCAATAGCTGTATACGGAATTATTAATAGAGTAATGATGTTTGCTCTCTTTCCTGTATTAGGTGTCACCCAAGGTTTTTTACCAATTGCTGGATATAATTATGGAGCTAATGATTCAAAAAGAGTTAAAGAATCTATTAAAGTTGCCATCCTATTTGGAACAGTAATCGCAACTTTCATTTTTATTTTAATAATGGTATTTCCTACTCAATTGGTTAGTTTATTTACTAATGATAAAGAACTATTAAGTCGCACACCTAATGCTTTAATTATAGCATTTTTAGCTATTCCCGTAATTACAACTCAATTAATTGGTTCAGCTTATTTTCAAGCAGCAGGAAAGGCTTTACCTGCTTTACTATTAACATTATTAAAACAAGGTTTTTTCTTAATTCCATTGGTATATATTTTACCCAAATATTATGGAATAAACGGCGTATGGATGTCTTTTCCCATAGCTGATATTTTATCGACTATCGTTACTTTTTTTTTCCTACAAAAAGAAATCAAATTAAACCTAAAATGTAAAATTTAA
- a CDS encoding DEAD/DEAH box helicase, with the protein MTTFRALGVRKEYIEGLKELGITTPTEVQKETIPYLLENDADFIGLAQTGTGKTAAYGLPALHKIDTSKDTIQALILSPTRELVQQIKKQLFKFTKYVDDKIFIEAVYGGEKIDRQINNLKRTTHVVVATPGRLIDLIERGEVDLKEINTLVLDEADEMLSMGFKLDINRILKYTSGTRKTWLFSATMPDEIRSIIKKYMDASAKQVEVNKNSLVNANITHQFVQTTIPEKVDVIVKFLEKRHSERGIIFARTKAGAQKLTKELKEEGFSVEALEGDMQQRDREKVMRAFKNESLQILVSTDVAARGIDVHNLGFVVHHQLPEQIEYYTHRSGRTARAGKKGVSLVLILNNERNNIKEVEKTLQIKFSEISI; encoded by the coding sequence ATGACAACATTTAGAGCATTAGGAGTACGAAAGGAATATATTGAAGGATTGAAGGAGTTAGGAATAACAACTCCTACTGAAGTACAGAAAGAAACGATACCATATTTGTTAGAAAATGATGCTGATTTTATTGGGTTAGCACAAACAGGTACAGGTAAAACTGCTGCATATGGTTTGCCTGCTTTACATAAAATAGACACTTCAAAAGACACAATTCAGGCGTTAATATTATCGCCTACAAGAGAGTTGGTGCAACAAATAAAAAAACAATTATTTAAGTTTACAAAATATGTAGACGATAAGATTTTTATAGAAGCTGTTTATGGTGGAGAAAAAATTGATCGTCAGATTAATAATTTAAAAAGAACTACACATGTAGTAGTAGCAACTCCAGGTCGTTTGATTGATTTGATAGAAAGAGGTGAAGTTGATTTAAAAGAAATTAACACCTTGGTACTTGATGAAGCTGATGAAATGTTGAGTATGGGGTTTAAATTAGATATAAACCGTATTTTAAAATATACTTCAGGTACAAGAAAAACATGGTTGTTTTCGGCAACAATGCCAGATGAAATAAGAAGTATTATTAAAAAATATATGGATGCTTCAGCAAAACAGGTTGAAGTGAATAAAAACTCATTGGTAAACGCAAATATTACGCATCAGTTTGTGCAAACTACAATTCCAGAAAAAGTTGATGTAATTGTTAAGTTTTTAGAAAAAAGACATTCCGAAAGAGGAATTATTTTTGCTAGAACAAAAGCTGGAGCTCAAAAATTAACGAAAGAGTTAAAAGAAGAAGGTTTTTCTGTTGAAGCTTTAGAGGGAGATATGCAACAAAGAGATCGTGAAAAAGTAATGCGTGCTTTTAAAAATGAAAGCCTTCAAATTTTAGTGTCAACAGATGTTGCAGCAAGAGGTATTGATGTACATAATTTAGGATTTGTTGTACATCATCAATTACCAGAACAAATTGAATATTACACACATAGAAGTGGAAGAACTGCAAGAGCAGGTAAAAAAGGGGTTTCATTGGTGTTAATTCTTAATAATGAAAGAAATAATATTAAAGAAGTTGAAAAAACATTACAAATAAAATTTTCTGAAATAAGTATATAG
- a CDS encoding trimeric intracellular cation channel family protein — protein MNIIYALDIAGTFAFAISGALVAIKKDFDIFGVVIIAFVTAVGGGMMRDVLINAHPINWIGDINYIWTILAAVGITFLFRSRIAPLRKTMFLFDTIGISVFTLSGLEKALTYDLHPFLALVMGMISAVFGGVIRDVLTRKVPLIFKKEIYASACLAGGVVYLILMNFNVNKNLHFIIPAIVIFIIRTVVVKYKLELPKVKNDVLGK, from the coding sequence GTGAACATTATTTATGCTTTAGACATCGCAGGAACTTTTGCCTTTGCTATAAGCGGAGCGTTGGTTGCTATAAAAAAAGACTTTGATATATTTGGAGTCGTTATTATTGCCTTTGTTACCGCAGTAGGTGGAGGTATGATGCGAGATGTTTTAATTAATGCACATCCAATAAATTGGATTGGTGATATAAATTATATTTGGACAATTTTAGCTGCAGTAGGAATTACATTTTTATTTAGAAGTAGAATAGCTCCTTTACGTAAAACTATGTTTTTATTCGATACTATTGGTATAAGTGTATTTACTTTATCGGGGTTAGAAAAAGCATTGACATATGATTTACATCCATTTTTAGCTTTAGTTATGGGAATGATTTCTGCTGTTTTTGGAGGCGTAATTAGAGATGTACTTACCCGAAAAGTTCCCTTGATATTTAAAAAAGAAATTTACGCCTCTGCTTGTTTAGCAGGCGGAGTTGTATATCTTATTTTAATGAATTTTAATGTAAATAAAAACCTTCATTTTATTATTCCAGCTATTGTTATTTTTATAATAAGAACAGTTGTAGTTAAATATAAATTAGAATTACCTAAAGTAAAAAACGATGTACTTGGTAAGTAA
- a CDS encoding thioesterase family protein — MNFYEKKYIVTSNEIDEYQHVNNVVYVQWMQNVSNDHWLLLTKDIPKLDYVWFVIRHEVDYKKQGVLGDEITVKTWVGETAGIKSIRHFEMHRGEVLLVKSQTTFCLLDATSQKPKRITKEVTNLLLGKK; from the coding sequence ATGAATTTTTATGAAAAAAAATATATAGTCACTTCAAATGAAATTGACGAATACCAACATGTAAATAATGTAGTATACGTACAATGGATGCAAAATGTATCTAATGATCATTGGTTGTTACTCACAAAAGATATTCCTAAATTAGATTATGTTTGGTTTGTAATTCGCCATGAAGTAGATTATAAAAAGCAAGGTGTTTTAGGAGATGAAATAACGGTGAAAACATGGGTTGGAGAAACGGCAGGAATAAAATCTATTCGTCACTTTGAAATGCATAGAGGAGAGGTACTTTTAGTAAAATCACAAACCACATTTTGCTTATTAGATGCAACCTCACAAAAACCAAAAAGAATAACTAAAGAAGTAACAAACTTACTTTTAGGCAAAAAATAA
- a CDS encoding RsmB/NOP family class I SAM-dependent RNA methyltransferase produces the protein MRLHRNLVYAVIDSLRDVFNEGVYADKAVQKALQRDKRWGARDRKFVAETIYDIVRWKRLYGEIANVKTPYSRPDLWRLLVVWCVLRGIKLPDWNQIEETPTRRIKGKFDELSQTRKYRESIPDWIDELGVKELGEAVWTKEIAALNKQADVILRTNTLNVTKEHLRNDLKAEGIETEFIEGCDDALRLIERANVFKTEAFHKGFFEVQDASSQLVAAYLDVEPGMKVIDTCAGAGGKTLHLASLMKNKGQIIAMDIYESKLKKLKVRARRNGVSNVNLKVIDSTKVIKKLHGKADRVLIDAPCSGLGVIRRNPDSKWKLQPEFIENIKKIQQDVLQQYSRMVKPGGKLVYATCSVLPSENQDQVKTFLASEDGTDFTFVKDSKVLAHKFGFDGFYMAQLIRK, from the coding sequence ATGAGGTTACATAGAAATTTAGTTTATGCAGTAATAGATAGTTTACGCGACGTTTTTAACGAAGGTGTGTATGCAGATAAAGCTGTTCAGAAGGCATTACAAAGAGATAAAAGATGGGGAGCACGTGATAGAAAATTTGTTGCTGAAACTATTTATGACATTGTACGATGGAAACGTTTGTATGGTGAAATCGCTAATGTAAAAACTCCATATTCAAGACCTGATTTATGGCGTTTACTAGTAGTTTGGTGTGTTTTAAGAGGTATTAAATTACCCGATTGGAACCAAATTGAAGAAACTCCTACTAGAAGAATTAAAGGAAAGTTTGATGAACTTTCTCAAACAAGAAAATATAGAGAATCTATTCCTGATTGGATAGATGAATTGGGCGTTAAAGAATTAGGTGAAGCTGTTTGGACAAAAGAAATTGCTGCTTTAAATAAACAAGCCGATGTTATTTTACGTACCAATACTTTAAATGTAACAAAAGAACACTTACGAAACGATTTAAAAGCTGAAGGTATAGAAACTGAATTCATAGAGGGATGTGATGATGCTTTACGTTTAATTGAACGTGCTAATGTTTTTAAAACAGAAGCTTTTCATAAAGGTTTTTTTGAAGTGCAAGATGCTTCTTCTCAATTAGTAGCTGCATATTTAGATGTTGAACCAGGTATGAAAGTAATTGATACTTGTGCTGGTGCTGGTGGTAAAACATTACATTTAGCTTCTTTAATGAAAAATAAAGGGCAAATTATAGCGATGGATATTTATGAAAGTAAATTGAAAAAGTTAAAAGTTAGAGCTCGTAGAAACGGAGTTAGTAATGTTAACTTAAAAGTTATTGATTCTACTAAAGTAATTAAAAAACTACATGGTAAAGCTGATAGAGTTTTAATTGATGCTCCATGTTCTGGCTTAGGTGTTATTCGTAGAAACCCAGATAGTAAATGGAAATTACAACCTGAATTTATAGAAAACATCAAAAAAATTCAACAAGACGTTTTACAACAATATTCTAGAATGGTAAAACCTGGAGGTAAATTAGTATACGCTACTTGTTCTGTACTACCTTCTGAAAACCAAGATCAAGTTAAAACATTTTTAGCTTCTGAAGATGGTACAGATTTTACCTTTGTAAAAGACAGCAAAGTATTGGCTCATAAATTTGGGTTTGATGGTTTTTACATGGCTCAGTTAATAAGAAAATAA